The following proteins are co-located in the Flammeovirga kamogawensis genome:
- the pyk gene encoding pyruvate kinase, translating to MSIAINKTKIVATIGPATRDKQKVLELIHAGADVFRLNFSHDVHSEHKKVIDWVNEYNSKFGHNTAILQDLQGPKIRIGEMEGGAVEIVEGEQIIITNTPVVGTKHKVSTSYTNIVKDVKAGDNIMIDDGNLCVRVVEVKANEIIAEVVHGGKLKSRKGMNLPDTDISEASLTAKDRRDLEFGLEQGVNWVALSFVRTAQDITSVKEIIKSKGSNARIIAKIERPEAIENFDEILKVTDAIMVARGDLGVEILFEDVPMIQKEIIAKCNKAAKPVIVATQMMESMITNPRPTRAEVNDVANAVTDGADAVMLSAESAAGDYPVETVQAMVRIITAVQRQNQEIYEKEFDFDPTKPTFGGNLIAQAAANISNQLGAKAIVGLTNSGFTASRIARHRPHANIFIFSSDKALAATLNLVWGVRAFHYVPKESSTETFKELEAILVQKGFIAKGDSLVNIAALPLNKEGRTNSLKIDIVG from the coding sequence ATGAGTATCGCAATCAACAAAACTAAGATCGTCGCTACAATTGGACCAGCTACAAGAGATAAGCAAAAAGTGCTAGAGCTTATTCATGCAGGTGCAGATGTATTTCGTTTAAACTTCTCGCATGATGTTCACTCTGAGCATAAAAAAGTTATCGATTGGGTAAATGAGTATAACTCAAAATTCGGTCACAATACTGCGATCTTACAAGATTTGCAAGGCCCTAAAATTCGTATCGGCGAAATGGAAGGCGGAGCTGTAGAAATTGTTGAAGGTGAACAAATCATCATCACAAATACTCCAGTTGTTGGTACTAAACATAAAGTATCTACTAGCTATACAAATATCGTAAAAGACGTGAAAGCTGGTGACAACATCATGATTGATGATGGTAACTTGTGTGTTCGTGTTGTTGAAGTTAAGGCTAATGAAATCATTGCTGAAGTTGTTCACGGTGGTAAATTAAAATCTCGTAAAGGTATGAACTTACCTGATACAGATATTTCTGAAGCTTCTTTAACTGCAAAAGATAGAAGAGATTTAGAGTTCGGGTTAGAGCAAGGTGTAAACTGGGTAGCTTTATCATTCGTAAGAACTGCTCAAGATATTACTTCAGTAAAAGAAATCATCAAGTCTAAAGGTTCTAATGCTCGTATCATCGCTAAGATCGAACGTCCAGAAGCAATCGAAAACTTTGACGAAATCTTAAAAGTTACTGACGCTATTATGGTTGCTCGTGGTGACCTAGGTGTTGAGATTTTATTCGAGGATGTACCAATGATCCAAAAAGAAATCATCGCTAAGTGTAACAAAGCTGCTAAGCCAGTTATCGTTGCTACACAAATGATGGAATCTATGATCACTAACCCTCGCCCTACTCGTGCTGAGGTAAATGATGTAGCAAACGCTGTAACTGATGGTGCTGATGCTGTAATGCTATCTGCTGAATCTGCTGCTGGTGACTACCCTGTAGAAACTGTTCAAGCAATGGTTCGTATCATTACTGCTGTTCAACGTCAAAACCAAGAGATCTACGAAAAAGAATTTGATTTTGATCCTACTAAACCAACATTTGGTGGTAACTTAATCGCTCAAGCTGCAGCAAATATTTCTAACCAATTAGGTGCTAAAGCAATTGTAGGTTTAACAAACTCTGGTTTTACTGCTTCTCGTATAGCAAGACACAGACCACACGCTAATATCTTTATCTTCTCATCTGATAAAGCTTTAGCTGCAACTTTAAACTTAGTATGGGGTGTTAGAGCTTTCCATTATGTACCAAAAGAATCTTCTACTGAAACTTTCAAAGAGTTAGAAGCAATCTTAGTACAAAAAGGATTCATTGCTAAAGGTGATAGCCTTGTAAACATCGCTGCTCTTCCATTGAATAAAGAAGGAAGAACAAACAGTTTAAAAATTGATATCGTAGGATAA
- a CDS encoding LptF/LptG family permease, which translates to MKLLDKYILTKFFKTFIFVVLLLNIIVCVIDYTEKQDDFLNHGLNFGYVFSEYYVNLFIHWVNTLSPLSIFIAVVFMTARLTSHTEVIAVLSNGVSYPRFLLPYIVGASIIGGIIFGLIGYVVPYSAKTRVAFEIKYLKSPYYFNERDIHYRVSDSTYLYVESYNNRIKRGYRPTLETFDGNKLLEKISANRIQWDSAKEEWTFDKYEKYTFNVDGTQKFAKGTSLTKKLNLDPKYFESKYNLHETLTNTELSDFIQQERQRGVGNLGIYENALYERYAYPFAILLLTIMGVCVSSTKSRHGSGFQIAMGFVLAFIYLLFVIMSRAIAEAGTLSPFLAAWMPNIVFLFVTIGLYFKAQK; encoded by the coding sequence ATGAAACTTCTGGATAAGTATATTCTCACTAAGTTTTTTAAAACATTTATTTTTGTAGTATTACTATTAAATATCATTGTTTGTGTAATTGACTACACCGAGAAGCAAGACGATTTTTTAAATCACGGATTAAATTTCGGATATGTATTTTCCGAATATTATGTAAACCTTTTTATACACTGGGTTAATACATTAAGTCCTTTATCAATTTTTATTGCAGTTGTATTTATGACTGCTAGATTAACATCACATACAGAAGTTATAGCTGTATTAAGTAATGGAGTAAGTTATCCTAGATTCTTACTACCATATATTGTTGGTGCATCTATTATTGGTGGAATTATTTTTGGTCTTATCGGATATGTTGTCCCTTACAGTGCTAAAACTAGAGTCGCTTTTGAGATTAAATACCTTAAAAGCCCCTACTACTTTAATGAAAGAGATATTCACTATAGAGTAAGTGATTCTACTTATCTATATGTTGAAAGTTATAACAATAGAATTAAAAGAGGATATAGACCTACTTTAGAAACTTTTGATGGAAATAAACTCTTAGAAAAAATTTCCGCAAATCGTATTCAGTGGGATTCTGCTAAAGAAGAGTGGACTTTTGATAAGTATGAAAAATATACTTTTAATGTTGATGGAACACAAAAGTTTGCAAAAGGCACCTCACTTACTAAAAAATTAAATTTAGATCCTAAGTATTTCGAAAGTAAGTATAACTTACACGAAACCTTAACTAATACCGAACTTTCTGATTTTATTCAGCAAGAAAGACAAAGAGGTGTTGGTAACTTAGGTATCTATGAAAATGCTTTATATGAAAGGTATGCTTATCCATTTGCAATCTTATTGCTTACAATAATGGGTGTTTGTGTATCTTCTACTAAATCAAGGCATGGATCTGGATTCCAAATAGCAATGGGTTTTGTTCTAGCTTTTATTTACCTACTCTTTGTAATTATGAGTAGAGCAATTGCTGAAGCCGGAACGTTAAGTCCGTTCTTAGCCGCTTGGATGCCAAATATTGTATTCTTATTTGTAACCATTGGGTTATATTTTAAAGCACAGAAATAA
- a CDS encoding DMT family transporter: protein MFNEQVKLHIIVFIWGFTAILGVLIDLDPFQLVFYRTLIAAISMAIFMKYKKWELKINYKDAAKLLLTGSLVAAHWILFFASAKISKVSVCLAGIATTALFTSILEPLLNKTSIKPYEVVLGLFVIFGLYIIFQFEFDHALGLALSLGAAFVGSLFSVLNGKFVKRISSPKITLYEMIGGSITAFVCLPFLSSTDTLLVIPSTLDIIYLLVLSVICTTIAYAVCVEIQKNLSAFQVNLTVNLEPIYGIILALIIFGDEETMTFGFYIGAGIILLSVLSYPFLKQNYLRRSSNRKNLQKEMLK, encoded by the coding sequence ATGTTCAACGAGCAAGTTAAACTTCATATAATTGTATTTATATGGGGATTTACGGCCATCTTAGGTGTCCTTATTGACTTAGATCCGTTTCAATTAGTTTTCTATAGAACGTTGATCGCCGCCATTTCTATGGCAATATTCATGAAGTACAAGAAATGGGAGTTAAAGATTAATTACAAAGATGCAGCAAAGTTATTACTTACAGGTTCTCTTGTAGCTGCTCATTGGATTTTATTCTTTGCTTCTGCAAAAATTTCTAAAGTTAGTGTTTGCCTTGCTGGTATTGCTACAACGGCCCTATTCACTTCAATTTTAGAACCGTTACTTAACAAAACTAGTATCAAACCTTATGAGGTTGTACTTGGTTTATTTGTAATTTTTGGTTTATATATAATATTTCAATTTGAATTTGATCATGCTTTAGGTTTGGCCCTTTCATTAGGCGCTGCTTTTGTTGGATCATTATTTAGCGTTTTAAATGGTAAGTTTGTCAAAAGAATAAGCTCTCCAAAAATAACTTTATACGAAATGATTGGAGGAAGTATCACAGCATTTGTTTGCCTTCCTTTTCTTTCTTCAACAGATACTTTATTAGTTATCCCATCTACTTTAGATATAATATATCTATTAGTACTATCTGTTATTTGCACCACAATTGCTTATGCAGTTTGCGTAGAAATCCAGAAAAACTTAAGTGCATTTCAAGTAAATTTAACCGTTAACCTTGAACCAATTTATGGAATAATCTTAGCACTAATAATTTTTGGTGATGAAGAAACAATGACATTTGGTTTCTATATAGGTGCTGGAATAATTTTACTATCTGTTCTTTCTTACCCCTTCCTAAAACAAAATTATTTAAGAAGATCATCCAATAGAAAGAATCTACAAAAAGAAATGCTAAAATAA